Proteins encoded by one window of Paraburkholderia terrae:
- a CDS encoding DUF3562 domain-containing protein, whose amino-acid sequence MKTEDSQKIVHEIAESTDSPEEVVSQMYTDAVQAYQRDARILDYVPLFAAKRVRETLRSRTASRR is encoded by the coding sequence ATGAAGACGGAAGATTCGCAGAAGATCGTGCATGAAATCGCAGAATCCACCGACAGCCCGGAAGAAGTCGTCTCGCAGATGTACACCGATGCCGTGCAAGCGTATCAACGCGACGCGCGCATTCTCGACTATGTGCCGCTCTTCGCGGCGAAGCGCGTGCGCGAAACCTTGCGCTCGCGGACCGCGTCACGGCGGTGA
- a CDS encoding secondary thiamine-phosphate synthase enzyme YjbQ, with translation MRQAIRHLNVRARARGLFDFTTEVAAFVRDASIETGVLTVFCRHTSASLLIQENADPSVQRDLERHFAMLAPEDPKRYEHDTEGPDDMPAHLRTALTQVQLSIPVEHGRMTLGTWQGIYLFEHRAWPQERDIVLHLIGE, from the coding sequence ATGCGCCAGGCCATTCGCCATCTGAACGTGCGGGCGCGCGCTCGCGGACTGTTCGATTTCACCACGGAGGTCGCCGCGTTCGTACGCGACGCGTCGATCGAGACGGGTGTCCTGACCGTGTTCTGCCGGCACACGTCGGCCTCGCTATTGATCCAGGAGAACGCGGACCCTTCGGTGCAACGCGATCTCGAACGACACTTTGCGATGCTCGCGCCCGAAGATCCCAAGCGCTATGAGCACGACACGGAAGGTCCTGACGACATGCCCGCGCATCTGCGCACTGCGCTCACGCAAGTGCAACTGTCGATACCCGTCGAACATGGCCGCATGACGCTGGGCACGTGGCAAGGCATTTATCTGTTCGAGCATCGCGCGTGGCCGCAGGAGCGCGATATCGTGCTGCATCTGATCGGCGAATGA
- a CDS encoding cupin domain-containing protein: protein MERNEFIDALKREGYAEIASVTRDANGTVDDHVHSFEAKALILHGELMIRIGAAQQIYRTGDVFHLQANVNHSERYGPEGVQYLVGRK from the coding sequence ATGGAACGCAACGAATTCATCGATGCATTGAAGCGCGAAGGCTACGCGGAAATCGCGAGCGTCACGCGCGACGCGAACGGCACGGTGGACGATCATGTCCACTCGTTTGAAGCCAAGGCATTGATCCTGCACGGCGAACTGATGATACGCATCGGCGCCGCGCAACAGATCTACAGAACGGGCGATGTATTCCATCTGCAAGCCAATGTAAACCATTCGGAACGTTACGGGCCCGAAGGTGTTCAGTATCTGGTCGGCCGTAAATAA